Proteins co-encoded in one Accipiter gentilis chromosome 33, bAccGen1.1, whole genome shotgun sequence genomic window:
- the ATP5MF gene encoding ATP synthase subunit f, mitochondrial isoform X2, with protein sequence MKLMDVKLGQLPTWLAMRDFTPGGILGALRRGYDRYYNKYINVKKGGLGGISMVLAGYIVVSYVWSYSHLKHDRHRKYH encoded by the exons ATGAAGCTGATGGACGTGAAGCTGGGCCAGCTGCCcacctggctggccatgagagaCTTCACCCCCGGTGGCATCCTGGGGGCCTTGCGAAGAG GTTACGACAGATACTACAATAAATATATCAACGTCAAGAAAGGGGGGCTTGGTGGTATCTCGATGGTGCTTGCTGGTTACATTGTTGTCAGCTACGTCTGGAGCTACAGTCACCTGA AGCATGACCGCCACAGGAAGTACCACTGA
- the ATP5MF gene encoding ATP synthase subunit f, mitochondrial isoform X1, whose protein sequence is MAHPPAPLKDMKLMDVKLGQLPTWLAMRDFTPGGILGALRRGYDRYYNKYINVKKGGLGGISMVLAGYIVVSYVWSYSHLKHDRHRKYH, encoded by the exons ATGGCGCATCCGCCGG CTCCTCTCAAGGACATGAAGCTGATGGACGTGAAGCTGGGCCAGCTGCCcacctggctggccatgagagaCTTCACCCCCGGTGGCATCCTGGGGGCCTTGCGAAGAG GTTACGACAGATACTACAATAAATATATCAACGTCAAGAAAGGGGGGCTTGGTGGTATCTCGATGGTGCTTGCTGGTTACATTGTTGTCAGCTACGTCTGGAGCTACAGTCACCTGA AGCATGACCGCCACAGGAAGTACCACTGA